One Glycine soja cultivar W05 chromosome 2, ASM419377v2, whole genome shotgun sequence genomic region harbors:
- the LOC114382672 gene encoding uncharacterized protein LOC114382672 isoform X1, with protein sequence MSPAGELRWLCRLLHDSLRPYTEPRAFVSTSKEKEKEILIASSQVVTKIQLRIREFDSRAEAKRASDEERSCCSSPHSSVDQCLRKIVTEMMVLLTVKSEFVQHVVVNALVLVSKFVYTMGNNWDGFIHLLCCSLEMAIARMISCSSEPPSGAENSEFDCFDVEFLMQYGLKNFDWSTVAGVVRVLRVICKHLKEEDYDDGLIKVYYDSVNSCLLKMPWDLLDEYWSSEFGRMKDNSTINQLHLKNFSVMDPVMNFLGTFLQLLCSLVYRNDSVETGCDSVDKHPLFLTVVNLIPRLAKWCLSEQENNAEMHAIHYLKHKLLILMIRLGSLTGLDCRIRLSWLELLHNYFQELLQQPLTQFLSDQIDCLEDSPFLWSLSDGEACMKRSDHLQRQAVYLLLACSFSLICKRGENANHCNNSTLCSSFTTNPDSEHDYFCRKKGSLELFKWILGHLPTAISIKHEKYMQMCMNFISSFLQLYLREDDLLFEVLLLLFSISSSLQEQSESKDAAYHDVMKDFPFELSDIFNSVHLFHLFLSEIHYDHQVLLDYLISKDTGISCAKYLLRCLHLICNSWKLFVEFPLFGEFLDQSSCKRRKIVGDGLHFLADGMPTSIDNSGSIILHIKNYKEDRGGFKYYNIKPFKKAGECLLSLNNSVYNLHQKKLFPYNPKVLLKRLRRFQELCCQEKGFHGLKTE encoded by the exons ATGTCTCCGGCCGGTGAACTCAGGTGGCTCTGCCGCCTCCTCCACGACTCTCTCCGCCCCTACACA GAACCACGCGCCTTCGTTTCCACCTccaaggagaaggagaaggaaattCTAATAGCTTCTTCTCAG GTCGTGACAAAAATTCAGCTTCGGATTCGCGAATTCGATTCTCGTGCAGAGGCGAAACGTGCTTCCGATGAAGAGCGATCGTGCTGTTCGAGCCCGCATTCTTCCGTTGATCAATGTCTGCGAAAAATCGTCACTGAGATG ATGGTTTTGCTCACTGTCAAGAGTGAATTTGTTCAACACGTGGTTGTCAACGCTCTTGTCTTAGTTTCAAAGTTTGTGTACACAATG GGGAACAATTGGGATGGGTTCATTCATTTGTTGTGCTGTTCGTTGGAAATGGCGATTGCTAGGATGATTTCGTGTTCGTCTGAGCCTCCTTCTGGAGCTGAAAATAGTGAATTTGATTGTTTTGATGTTGAGTTTCTGATGCAATACGGGCTtaagaattttgattggtctacTGTGGCTGGTGTTGTTCGAGTATTGCGTGTTATATGTAAACATTTGAAGGAGGAGGATTATGATGATGGACTTATCAAAGTGTACTATGACTCTGTCAATTCTTGTCTTCTGAAGATGCCGTGGGATTTGTTAGATGAGTATTGGAGTAGTGAGTTTGGTAGAATGAAGGACAACTCTACTATCAATCAATTGCACTTAAAAAATTTCAGTGTTATGGATCCTGTGATGAATTTTCTTGGGACTTTTCTGCAGTTACTATGCTCTTTGGTTTACCGGAATGATTCAGTGGAAACTGGTTGTGATTCTGTTGATAAACATCCACTTTTTCTCACAGTCGTGAATCTTATACCTAGATTAGCAAAGTGGTGTCTCAGCGAGCAAGAAAATAATGCTGAGATGCACGCCATTCATTACTTGAAACACAAGTTGCTG ATTCTAATGATCAGACTCGGCTCACTTACAGGTCTAGACTGTCGGATCCGTCTTTCTTGGCTTGAACTCCTTCATAACTACTTTCAAGAGCTTTTGCAGCAACCCTTAACTCAATTTCTTTCTGATCAAATTGATTGTCTGGAAGACTCTCCATTTTTATGGAGTTTGTCTGATGGAGAAGCATGTATGAAGCGTTCTGACCACCTACAAAGACAAGCTGTTTACCTCTTATTAGCTTGTTCTTTCAGTCTGATCTGTAAAAGAGGAGAAAATGCAAACCACTGTAATAATTCAACTCTGTGCTCCAGTTTTACCACTAACCCAGATTCAGAGCATGATTACTTCTGCAGAAAAAAGGGATCACTAGAACTTTTCAAGTGGATTCTAGGACATCTTCCAACTGCAATCTCTATCAAACATGAAAAGTACATGCAGATGTGTATGAACTTCATATCATCTTTCCTTCAGCTATATCTTCGTGAG GATGATCTATTGTTTGAAGTGCTTTTGCTATTGTTTAGCATATCATCTTCTCTCCAGGAACA GTCTGAAAGTAAGGATGCTGCGTATCATGATGTAATGAAAGATTTTCCTTTTGAGCTGTCAGACATTTTTAATTCTGTGCACCTTTTTCATCTGTTTCTTTCAGAG ATACATTATGATCACCAAGTGCTTCTTGATTACCTCATTTCAAAAGATACTGGAATAAGCTGTGCTAAATATCTTCTAAG ATGCTTGCATTTGATATGCAACTCATGGAAGTTATTTGTGGAATTTCCATTATTTGGAGAATTTTTGGATCAATCATCTTGcaagagaagaaaaattgtAGGGGATGGTCTACACTTTCTAGCAGATGGAATGCCTACGTCAATTGACAACAGTGGAAGTATCATATTGCATATCAAGAATTATAAGGAAGACAGGGGTGGCTTCAAGTACTACAATATTAAGCCATTCAAGAAAGCCGGAGAATGTTTACTATCTTTGAACAATTCTGTATATAATCTTCATCAAAAGAAGTTGTTTCCGTATAATCCTAAAGTGCTTCTGAAACG TCTAAGAAGATTTCAAGAGTTATGCTGTCAGGAAAAGGGATTCCATGGACTGAAGACTGAGTAA
- the LOC114382672 gene encoding uncharacterized protein LOC114382672 isoform X3: MVLLTVKSEFVQHVVVNALVLVSKFVYTMGNNWDGFIHLLCCSLEMAIARMISCSSEPPSGAENSEFDCFDVEFLMQYGLKNFDWSTVAGVVRVLRVICKHLKEEDYDDGLIKVYYDSVNSCLLKMPWDLLDEYWSSEFGRMKDNSTINQLHLKNFSVMDPVMNFLGTFLQLLCSLVYRNDSVETGCDSVDKHPLFLTVVNLIPRLAKWCLSEQENNAEMHAIHYLKHKLLILMIRLGSLTGLDCRIRLSWLELLHNYFQELLQQPLTQFLSDQIDCLEDSPFLWSLSDGEACMKRSDHLQRQAVYLLLACSFSLICKRGENANHCNNSTLCSSFTTNPDSEHDYFCRKKGSLELFKWILGHLPTAISIKHEKYMQMCMNFISSFLQLYLREDDLLFEVLLLLFSISSSLQEQSESKDAAYHDVMKDFPFELSDIFNSVHLFHLFLSEIHYDHQVLLDYLISKDTGISCAKYLLRCLHLICNSWKLFVEFPLFGEFLDQSSCKRRKIVGDGLHFLADGMPTSIDNSGSIILHIKNYKEDRGGFKYYNIKPFKKAGECLLSLNNSVYNLHQKKLFPYNPKVLLKRLRRFQELCCQEKGFHGLKTE, translated from the exons ATGGTTTTGCTCACTGTCAAGAGTGAATTTGTTCAACACGTGGTTGTCAACGCTCTTGTCTTAGTTTCAAAGTTTGTGTACACAATG GGGAACAATTGGGATGGGTTCATTCATTTGTTGTGCTGTTCGTTGGAAATGGCGATTGCTAGGATGATTTCGTGTTCGTCTGAGCCTCCTTCTGGAGCTGAAAATAGTGAATTTGATTGTTTTGATGTTGAGTTTCTGATGCAATACGGGCTtaagaattttgattggtctacTGTGGCTGGTGTTGTTCGAGTATTGCGTGTTATATGTAAACATTTGAAGGAGGAGGATTATGATGATGGACTTATCAAAGTGTACTATGACTCTGTCAATTCTTGTCTTCTGAAGATGCCGTGGGATTTGTTAGATGAGTATTGGAGTAGTGAGTTTGGTAGAATGAAGGACAACTCTACTATCAATCAATTGCACTTAAAAAATTTCAGTGTTATGGATCCTGTGATGAATTTTCTTGGGACTTTTCTGCAGTTACTATGCTCTTTGGTTTACCGGAATGATTCAGTGGAAACTGGTTGTGATTCTGTTGATAAACATCCACTTTTTCTCACAGTCGTGAATCTTATACCTAGATTAGCAAAGTGGTGTCTCAGCGAGCAAGAAAATAATGCTGAGATGCACGCCATTCATTACTTGAAACACAAGTTGCTG ATTCTAATGATCAGACTCGGCTCACTTACAGGTCTAGACTGTCGGATCCGTCTTTCTTGGCTTGAACTCCTTCATAACTACTTTCAAGAGCTTTTGCAGCAACCCTTAACTCAATTTCTTTCTGATCAAATTGATTGTCTGGAAGACTCTCCATTTTTATGGAGTTTGTCTGATGGAGAAGCATGTATGAAGCGTTCTGACCACCTACAAAGACAAGCTGTTTACCTCTTATTAGCTTGTTCTTTCAGTCTGATCTGTAAAAGAGGAGAAAATGCAAACCACTGTAATAATTCAACTCTGTGCTCCAGTTTTACCACTAACCCAGATTCAGAGCATGATTACTTCTGCAGAAAAAAGGGATCACTAGAACTTTTCAAGTGGATTCTAGGACATCTTCCAACTGCAATCTCTATCAAACATGAAAAGTACATGCAGATGTGTATGAACTTCATATCATCTTTCCTTCAGCTATATCTTCGTGAG GATGATCTATTGTTTGAAGTGCTTTTGCTATTGTTTAGCATATCATCTTCTCTCCAGGAACA GTCTGAAAGTAAGGATGCTGCGTATCATGATGTAATGAAAGATTTTCCTTTTGAGCTGTCAGACATTTTTAATTCTGTGCACCTTTTTCATCTGTTTCTTTCAGAG ATACATTATGATCACCAAGTGCTTCTTGATTACCTCATTTCAAAAGATACTGGAATAAGCTGTGCTAAATATCTTCTAAG ATGCTTGCATTTGATATGCAACTCATGGAAGTTATTTGTGGAATTTCCATTATTTGGAGAATTTTTGGATCAATCATCTTGcaagagaagaaaaattgtAGGGGATGGTCTACACTTTCTAGCAGATGGAATGCCTACGTCAATTGACAACAGTGGAAGTATCATATTGCATATCAAGAATTATAAGGAAGACAGGGGTGGCTTCAAGTACTACAATATTAAGCCATTCAAGAAAGCCGGAGAATGTTTACTATCTTTGAACAATTCTGTATATAATCTTCATCAAAAGAAGTTGTTTCCGTATAATCCTAAAGTGCTTCTGAAACG TCTAAGAAGATTTCAAGAGTTATGCTGTCAGGAAAAGGGATTCCATGGACTGAAGACTGAGTAA
- the LOC114382672 gene encoding uncharacterized protein LOC114382672 isoform X2, which yields MSPAGELRWLCRLLHDSLRPYTEPRAFVSTSKEKEKEILIASSQVVTKIQLRIREFDSRAEAKRASDEERSCCSSPHSSVDQCLRKIVTEMMVLLTVKSEFVQHVVVNALVLVSKFVYTMGNNWDGFIHLLCCSLEMAIARMISCSSEPPSGAENSEFDCFDVEFLMQYGLKNFDWSTVAGVVRVLRVICKHLKEEDYDDGLIKVYYDSVNSCLLKMPWDLLDEYWSSEFGRMKDNSTINQLHLKNFSVMDPVMNFLGTFLQLLCSLVYRNDSVETGCDSVDKHPLFLTVVNLIPRLAKWCLSEQENNAEMHAIHYLKHKLLILMIRLGSLTGLDCRIRLSWLELLHNYFQELLQQPLTQFLSDQIDCLEDSPFLWSLSDGEACMKRSDHLQRQAVYLLLACSFSLICKRGENANHCNNSTLCSSFTTNPDSEHDYFCRKKGSLELFKWILGHLPTAISIKHEKYMQMCMNFISSFLQLYLREDDLLFEVLLLLFSISSSLQEQSESKDAAYHDIHYDHQVLLDYLISKDTGISCAKYLLRCLHLICNSWKLFVEFPLFGEFLDQSSCKRRKIVGDGLHFLADGMPTSIDNSGSIILHIKNYKEDRGGFKYYNIKPFKKAGECLLSLNNSVYNLHQKKLFPYNPKVLLKRLRRFQELCCQEKGFHGLKTE from the exons ATGTCTCCGGCCGGTGAACTCAGGTGGCTCTGCCGCCTCCTCCACGACTCTCTCCGCCCCTACACA GAACCACGCGCCTTCGTTTCCACCTccaaggagaaggagaaggaaattCTAATAGCTTCTTCTCAG GTCGTGACAAAAATTCAGCTTCGGATTCGCGAATTCGATTCTCGTGCAGAGGCGAAACGTGCTTCCGATGAAGAGCGATCGTGCTGTTCGAGCCCGCATTCTTCCGTTGATCAATGTCTGCGAAAAATCGTCACTGAGATG ATGGTTTTGCTCACTGTCAAGAGTGAATTTGTTCAACACGTGGTTGTCAACGCTCTTGTCTTAGTTTCAAAGTTTGTGTACACAATG GGGAACAATTGGGATGGGTTCATTCATTTGTTGTGCTGTTCGTTGGAAATGGCGATTGCTAGGATGATTTCGTGTTCGTCTGAGCCTCCTTCTGGAGCTGAAAATAGTGAATTTGATTGTTTTGATGTTGAGTTTCTGATGCAATACGGGCTtaagaattttgattggtctacTGTGGCTGGTGTTGTTCGAGTATTGCGTGTTATATGTAAACATTTGAAGGAGGAGGATTATGATGATGGACTTATCAAAGTGTACTATGACTCTGTCAATTCTTGTCTTCTGAAGATGCCGTGGGATTTGTTAGATGAGTATTGGAGTAGTGAGTTTGGTAGAATGAAGGACAACTCTACTATCAATCAATTGCACTTAAAAAATTTCAGTGTTATGGATCCTGTGATGAATTTTCTTGGGACTTTTCTGCAGTTACTATGCTCTTTGGTTTACCGGAATGATTCAGTGGAAACTGGTTGTGATTCTGTTGATAAACATCCACTTTTTCTCACAGTCGTGAATCTTATACCTAGATTAGCAAAGTGGTGTCTCAGCGAGCAAGAAAATAATGCTGAGATGCACGCCATTCATTACTTGAAACACAAGTTGCTG ATTCTAATGATCAGACTCGGCTCACTTACAGGTCTAGACTGTCGGATCCGTCTTTCTTGGCTTGAACTCCTTCATAACTACTTTCAAGAGCTTTTGCAGCAACCCTTAACTCAATTTCTTTCTGATCAAATTGATTGTCTGGAAGACTCTCCATTTTTATGGAGTTTGTCTGATGGAGAAGCATGTATGAAGCGTTCTGACCACCTACAAAGACAAGCTGTTTACCTCTTATTAGCTTGTTCTTTCAGTCTGATCTGTAAAAGAGGAGAAAATGCAAACCACTGTAATAATTCAACTCTGTGCTCCAGTTTTACCACTAACCCAGATTCAGAGCATGATTACTTCTGCAGAAAAAAGGGATCACTAGAACTTTTCAAGTGGATTCTAGGACATCTTCCAACTGCAATCTCTATCAAACATGAAAAGTACATGCAGATGTGTATGAACTTCATATCATCTTTCCTTCAGCTATATCTTCGTGAG GATGATCTATTGTTTGAAGTGCTTTTGCTATTGTTTAGCATATCATCTTCTCTCCAGGAACA GTCTGAAAGTAAGGATGCTGCGTATCATGAT ATACATTATGATCACCAAGTGCTTCTTGATTACCTCATTTCAAAAGATACTGGAATAAGCTGTGCTAAATATCTTCTAAG ATGCTTGCATTTGATATGCAACTCATGGAAGTTATTTGTGGAATTTCCATTATTTGGAGAATTTTTGGATCAATCATCTTGcaagagaagaaaaattgtAGGGGATGGTCTACACTTTCTAGCAGATGGAATGCCTACGTCAATTGACAACAGTGGAAGTATCATATTGCATATCAAGAATTATAAGGAAGACAGGGGTGGCTTCAAGTACTACAATATTAAGCCATTCAAGAAAGCCGGAGAATGTTTACTATCTTTGAACAATTCTGTATATAATCTTCATCAAAAGAAGTTGTTTCCGTATAATCCTAAAGTGCTTCTGAAACG TCTAAGAAGATTTCAAGAGTTATGCTGTCAGGAAAAGGGATTCCATGGACTGAAGACTGAGTAA
- the LOC114382672 gene encoding uncharacterized protein LOC114382672 isoform X4, whose translation MSPAGELRWLCRLLHDSLRPYTEPRAFVSTSKEKEKEILIASSQVVTKIQLRIREFDSRAEAKRASDEERSCCSSPHSSVDQCLRKIVTEMMVLLTVKSEFVQHVVVNALVLVSKFVYTMGNNWDGFIHLLCCSLEMAIARMISCSSEPPSGAENSEFDCFDVEFLMQYGLKNFDWSTVAGVVRVLRVICKHLKEEDYDDGLIKVYYDSVNSCLLKMPWDLLDEYWSSEFGRMKDNSTINQLHLKNFSVMDPVMNFLGTFLQLLCSLVYRNDSVETGCDSVDKHPLFLTVVNLIPRLAKWCLSEQENNAEMHAIHYLKHKLLILMIRLGSLTGLDCRIRLSWLELLHNYFQELLQQPLTQFLSDQIDCLEDSPFLWSLSDGEACMKRSDHLQRQAVYLLLACSFSLICKRGENANHCNNSTLCSSFTTNPDSEHDYFCRKKGSLELFKWILGHLPTAISIKHEKYMQMCMNFISSFLQLYLREDDLLFEVLLLLFSISSSLQEQSESKDAAYHDVMKDFPFELSDIFNSVHLFHLFLSEIHYDHQVLLDYLISKDTGISCAKYLLRIFGSIILQEKKNCRGWSTLSSRWNAYVN comes from the exons ATGTCTCCGGCCGGTGAACTCAGGTGGCTCTGCCGCCTCCTCCACGACTCTCTCCGCCCCTACACA GAACCACGCGCCTTCGTTTCCACCTccaaggagaaggagaaggaaattCTAATAGCTTCTTCTCAG GTCGTGACAAAAATTCAGCTTCGGATTCGCGAATTCGATTCTCGTGCAGAGGCGAAACGTGCTTCCGATGAAGAGCGATCGTGCTGTTCGAGCCCGCATTCTTCCGTTGATCAATGTCTGCGAAAAATCGTCACTGAGATG ATGGTTTTGCTCACTGTCAAGAGTGAATTTGTTCAACACGTGGTTGTCAACGCTCTTGTCTTAGTTTCAAAGTTTGTGTACACAATG GGGAACAATTGGGATGGGTTCATTCATTTGTTGTGCTGTTCGTTGGAAATGGCGATTGCTAGGATGATTTCGTGTTCGTCTGAGCCTCCTTCTGGAGCTGAAAATAGTGAATTTGATTGTTTTGATGTTGAGTTTCTGATGCAATACGGGCTtaagaattttgattggtctacTGTGGCTGGTGTTGTTCGAGTATTGCGTGTTATATGTAAACATTTGAAGGAGGAGGATTATGATGATGGACTTATCAAAGTGTACTATGACTCTGTCAATTCTTGTCTTCTGAAGATGCCGTGGGATTTGTTAGATGAGTATTGGAGTAGTGAGTTTGGTAGAATGAAGGACAACTCTACTATCAATCAATTGCACTTAAAAAATTTCAGTGTTATGGATCCTGTGATGAATTTTCTTGGGACTTTTCTGCAGTTACTATGCTCTTTGGTTTACCGGAATGATTCAGTGGAAACTGGTTGTGATTCTGTTGATAAACATCCACTTTTTCTCACAGTCGTGAATCTTATACCTAGATTAGCAAAGTGGTGTCTCAGCGAGCAAGAAAATAATGCTGAGATGCACGCCATTCATTACTTGAAACACAAGTTGCTG ATTCTAATGATCAGACTCGGCTCACTTACAGGTCTAGACTGTCGGATCCGTCTTTCTTGGCTTGAACTCCTTCATAACTACTTTCAAGAGCTTTTGCAGCAACCCTTAACTCAATTTCTTTCTGATCAAATTGATTGTCTGGAAGACTCTCCATTTTTATGGAGTTTGTCTGATGGAGAAGCATGTATGAAGCGTTCTGACCACCTACAAAGACAAGCTGTTTACCTCTTATTAGCTTGTTCTTTCAGTCTGATCTGTAAAAGAGGAGAAAATGCAAACCACTGTAATAATTCAACTCTGTGCTCCAGTTTTACCACTAACCCAGATTCAGAGCATGATTACTTCTGCAGAAAAAAGGGATCACTAGAACTTTTCAAGTGGATTCTAGGACATCTTCCAACTGCAATCTCTATCAAACATGAAAAGTACATGCAGATGTGTATGAACTTCATATCATCTTTCCTTCAGCTATATCTTCGTGAG GATGATCTATTGTTTGAAGTGCTTTTGCTATTGTTTAGCATATCATCTTCTCTCCAGGAACA GTCTGAAAGTAAGGATGCTGCGTATCATGATGTAATGAAAGATTTTCCTTTTGAGCTGTCAGACATTTTTAATTCTGTGCACCTTTTTCATCTGTTTCTTTCAGAG ATACATTATGATCACCAAGTGCTTCTTGATTACCTCATTTCAAAAGATACTGGAATAAGCTGTGCTAAATATCTTCTAAG AATTTTTGGATCAATCATCTTGcaagagaagaaaaattgtAGGGGATGGTCTACACTTTCTAGCAGATGGAATGCCTACGTCAATTGA
- the LOC114382672 gene encoding uncharacterized protein LOC114382672 isoform X5: protein MSPAGELRWLCRLLHDSLRPYTEPRAFVSTSKEKEKEILIASSQVVTKIQLRIREFDSRAEAKRASDEERSCCSSPHSSVDQCLRKIVTEMMVLLTVKSEFVQHVVVNALVLVSKFVYTMGNNWDGFIHLLCCSLEMAIARMISCSSEPPSGAENSEFDCFDVEFLMQYGLKNFDWSTVAGVVRVLRVICKHLKEEDYDDGLIKVYYDSVNSCLLKMPWDLLDEYWSSEFGRMKDNSTINQLHLKNFSVMDPVMNFLGTFLQLLCSLVYRNDSVETGCDSVDKHPLFLTVVNLIPRLAKWCLSEQENNAEMHAIHYLKHKLLILMIRLGSLTGLDCRIRLSWLELLHNYFQELLQQPLTQFLSDQIDCLEDSPFLWSLSDGEACMKRSDHLQRQAVYLLLACSFSLICKRGENANHCNNSTLCSSFTTNPDSEHDYFCRKKGSLELFKWILGHLPTAISIKHEKYMQMCMNFISSFLQLYLREDDLLFEVLLLLFSISSSLQEQSESKDAAYHDIHYDHQVLLDYLISKDTGISCAKYLLRIFGSIILQEKKNCRGWSTLSSRWNAYVN, encoded by the exons ATGTCTCCGGCCGGTGAACTCAGGTGGCTCTGCCGCCTCCTCCACGACTCTCTCCGCCCCTACACA GAACCACGCGCCTTCGTTTCCACCTccaaggagaaggagaaggaaattCTAATAGCTTCTTCTCAG GTCGTGACAAAAATTCAGCTTCGGATTCGCGAATTCGATTCTCGTGCAGAGGCGAAACGTGCTTCCGATGAAGAGCGATCGTGCTGTTCGAGCCCGCATTCTTCCGTTGATCAATGTCTGCGAAAAATCGTCACTGAGATG ATGGTTTTGCTCACTGTCAAGAGTGAATTTGTTCAACACGTGGTTGTCAACGCTCTTGTCTTAGTTTCAAAGTTTGTGTACACAATG GGGAACAATTGGGATGGGTTCATTCATTTGTTGTGCTGTTCGTTGGAAATGGCGATTGCTAGGATGATTTCGTGTTCGTCTGAGCCTCCTTCTGGAGCTGAAAATAGTGAATTTGATTGTTTTGATGTTGAGTTTCTGATGCAATACGGGCTtaagaattttgattggtctacTGTGGCTGGTGTTGTTCGAGTATTGCGTGTTATATGTAAACATTTGAAGGAGGAGGATTATGATGATGGACTTATCAAAGTGTACTATGACTCTGTCAATTCTTGTCTTCTGAAGATGCCGTGGGATTTGTTAGATGAGTATTGGAGTAGTGAGTTTGGTAGAATGAAGGACAACTCTACTATCAATCAATTGCACTTAAAAAATTTCAGTGTTATGGATCCTGTGATGAATTTTCTTGGGACTTTTCTGCAGTTACTATGCTCTTTGGTTTACCGGAATGATTCAGTGGAAACTGGTTGTGATTCTGTTGATAAACATCCACTTTTTCTCACAGTCGTGAATCTTATACCTAGATTAGCAAAGTGGTGTCTCAGCGAGCAAGAAAATAATGCTGAGATGCACGCCATTCATTACTTGAAACACAAGTTGCTG ATTCTAATGATCAGACTCGGCTCACTTACAGGTCTAGACTGTCGGATCCGTCTTTCTTGGCTTGAACTCCTTCATAACTACTTTCAAGAGCTTTTGCAGCAACCCTTAACTCAATTTCTTTCTGATCAAATTGATTGTCTGGAAGACTCTCCATTTTTATGGAGTTTGTCTGATGGAGAAGCATGTATGAAGCGTTCTGACCACCTACAAAGACAAGCTGTTTACCTCTTATTAGCTTGTTCTTTCAGTCTGATCTGTAAAAGAGGAGAAAATGCAAACCACTGTAATAATTCAACTCTGTGCTCCAGTTTTACCACTAACCCAGATTCAGAGCATGATTACTTCTGCAGAAAAAAGGGATCACTAGAACTTTTCAAGTGGATTCTAGGACATCTTCCAACTGCAATCTCTATCAAACATGAAAAGTACATGCAGATGTGTATGAACTTCATATCATCTTTCCTTCAGCTATATCTTCGTGAG GATGATCTATTGTTTGAAGTGCTTTTGCTATTGTTTAGCATATCATCTTCTCTCCAGGAACA GTCTGAAAGTAAGGATGCTGCGTATCATGAT ATACATTATGATCACCAAGTGCTTCTTGATTACCTCATTTCAAAAGATACTGGAATAAGCTGTGCTAAATATCTTCTAAG AATTTTTGGATCAATCATCTTGcaagagaagaaaaattgtAGGGGATGGTCTACACTTTCTAGCAGATGGAATGCCTACGTCAATTGA